From the Acidilutibacter cellobiosedens genome, one window contains:
- a CDS encoding THUMP domain-containing class I SAM-dependent RNA methyltransferase, which yields MGQIELIATSTFGLESLVKRELLKLGYTDLKVENGKVTFKGEEKDIAKTNIWLRTADRVFLKMGEFKALTFDELFEKTKALPWEEWIDEDGEFTVNGKSVDSKLFSISDCQAIVKKAVVEKLKTKYKTEWFKETGAKFTILVSILKDVATLSIDTSGEALHMRGYRKMHVNAPVKETIAAAMIQLSYWSPERILIDPFCGSGTIPIEAAMIGKNIAPGIQRSFAAEDWQKIKEEYWKEEKIFARKSIIQERELKIFGYDIDKEAVKIARENTYEMGVDDCITYETKDALQLSSKKKYGVIISNPPYGERMGEKEKVEDLYRKMGEVFSFLDTWSLYFLTSNEEFEKIYGRRADRRRKLFNGKIKVNYYQFYGPRPKKRN from the coding sequence ATGGGACAAATAGAACTTATTGCGACCTCGACTTTTGGTTTGGAATCATTAGTTAAAAGGGAGCTTTTAAAATTAGGATATACGGATTTAAAAGTTGAAAATGGAAAGGTAACATTTAAAGGTGAAGAAAAAGATATTGCAAAGACAAATATCTGGCTTAGAACTGCCGATAGGGTATTCTTAAAAATGGGGGAATTTAAGGCTTTAACCTTTGATGAATTGTTCGAAAAAACTAAAGCACTTCCTTGGGAAGAATGGATAGATGAAGACGGGGAGTTTACCGTAAACGGAAAATCCGTGGATTCTAAGCTATTCAGCATTTCAGATTGCCAAGCCATAGTTAAAAAAGCAGTTGTAGAAAAATTAAAAACAAAATATAAAACTGAATGGTTTAAAGAAACAGGAGCTAAATTTACAATATTGGTTTCGATTTTAAAAGATGTGGCAACTCTATCCATTGATACTTCAGGGGAAGCCCTTCATATGAGAGGATACAGAAAAATGCATGTCAATGCACCTGTAAAGGAAACAATTGCTGCGGCTATGATTCAACTAAGTTATTGGAGTCCGGAGAGAATACTTATTGATCCATTTTGCGGTTCCGGCACTATTCCCATTGAAGCTGCTATGATAGGGAAAAATATCGCTCCGGGAATACAGAGAAGTTTTGCGGCAGAAGATTGGCAAAAAATAAAAGAAGAATATTGGAAAGAAGAAAAGATTTTTGCAAGGAAATCTATTATACAGGAGAGAGAACTGAAAATTTTTGGGTATGATATTGATAAAGAAGCTGTTAAAATTGCAAGAGAGAATACGTATGAGATGGGAGTGGACGACTGTATTACCTATGAAACAAAGGATGCATTGCAACTAAGCTCCAAGAAAAAATACGGAGTTATCATATCAAATCCTCCCTATGGAGAGAGAATGGGAGAGAAAGAAAAAGTAGAGGATTTATACAGAAAAATGGGTGAAGTTTTCAGTTTTTTGGATACATGGTCTCTTTATTTTCTTACATCTAACGAGGAGTTTGAAAAAATATACGGAAGGAGAGCTGATAGGAGAAGAAAATTATTTAATGGAAAAATTAAAGTGAATTATTATCAGTTTTATGGTCCAAGACCAAAAAAGAGAAATTAA
- a CDS encoding class II SORL domain-containing protein: MKNIGETIQSGDWKGEKHVPVIHAPEKVKKGEAFEIKAIVGEKIPHPNTLEHHICWIKIFFQPKDAKFPIEIGNSEFSAHGESEIYNEPSVSLTTKIDKSGTIHALSYCNIHGLWENSIEISVE, translated from the coding sequence ATGAAAAATATAGGAGAAACAATTCAAAGCGGAGATTGGAAGGGTGAAAAACATGTGCCTGTAATTCATGCCCCTGAAAAAGTTAAAAAAGGAGAAGCATTTGAAATAAAAGCAATAGTAGGAGAAAAAATACCTCACCCGAATACTTTGGAACATCACATTTGTTGGATAAAAATATTCTTTCAGCCTAAAGATGCAAAATTCCCAATAGAAATCGGAAATTCTGAATTCAGTGCTCACGGAGAAAGCGAAATATACAATGAGCCTTCCGTTTCTCTGACTACAAAAATTGATAAATCCGGTACAATTCATGCGTTAAGCTATTGTAATATTCACGGTCTATGGGAAAATAGCATAGAAATTTCCGTAGAATAG